From Corvus moneduloides isolate bCorMon1 chromosome 2, bCorMon1.pri, whole genome shotgun sequence, one genomic window encodes:
- the C1S gene encoding complement C1s subcomponent, giving the protein MWFLIFFCLPVWADAASMYGEILSPNYPQGYPNDVNKTWEIQVPSGYGIHLYFTHLDLEPSQDCEYDFVKILSGGYVEGVLCGQKKPRAPGSRIVEEFNVPYNTLTMTFQSDFSNEERFTGFAAYYIAVDLDECMDFVDEPCSHYCNNYIGGYFCSCPPDYFLYEDNKTCGVNCSGNVFTEPTGEISSPNYPNQYPENSRCDYRVALSPGYFVVLTIHSRDFDVEPADSSGTCHDSLTIVSGKQRFGPYCGNKFPGPPEIKTRNNILDIIFQTDHGTQHKGWKIRYYGDPVTCPMSIIPNSVLDPKKDRYILKDIVKVTCLEGYEIVRQRDSITSFLSGCQENGEWSNSHLRCVPVNCGDPPPVENAQALYVSELHEPLYTAAVRYQCEAPYYTLENKGDVIYRCSASGEWVNEEMGTKLPKCVPVCGVPSNPIRDTGRIFGGTRAEKGNFPWQVYFNDPRASGVLISDRWVMTAAHVLDGYDKPTMYAGVIDVRRESLKWEAEKLIPEASFIHPGWKEEPTETRIDFDNDIALLKLRDPVKMGPNISPICLPGKSPKYELQEGTLGYIAGWGRRERGRLPADLWKAQIPVVNMDKCRSVKPEGYDDSVVYIFTDNMICAGGGKDSCQGDSGGAYAIQDPLNATRYYVAGLISWGPKCGTFGLYTKVVRYLDWIRETISKHEDEEALQK; this is encoded by the exons ATGTG GTTCCTTATCTTCTTCTGTCTCCCCGTCTGGGCTGACGCGGCCTCCATGTATGGAGAGATCTTGTCACCCAATTACCCTCAGGGGTATCCCAATGATGTGAACAAAACTTGGGAAATCCAGGTCCCTTCGGGGTATGGTATTCACCTTTATTTCACGCATCTGGATCTTGAACCATCGCAGGACTGCGAATATGACTTTGTGAAG ATCCTGTCTGGTGGCTATGTTGAAGGTGTGCTTTGCGGGCAGAAGAAACCTCGTGCCCCTGGCTCCCGGATTGTGGAGGAATTTAATGTCCCTTACAACACCCTCACTATGACATTCCAATCAGACTTTTCCAATGAGGAGCGTTTCACTGGTTTTGCTGCCTACTACATTGCTGTGG ACTTGGATGAGTGTATGGATTTTGTGGATGAACCTTGCAGTCATTACTGTAATAATTATATTGGAGGTTACTTCTGTAGCTGTCCACCAGATTATTTCCTCTATGAAGATAACAAAACATGTGGAG TGAACTGCAGTGGAAATGTCTTCACTGAGCCAACAGGGGAGATTTCCAGCCCCAACTATCCCAACCAGTACCCAGAGAACTCTCGGTGTGACTACCGAGTGGCTCTGAGCCCAGGCTACTTCGTGGTGCTGACCATACACAGCAGGGACTTCGACGTGGAACCAGCCGACTCCAGCGGGACCTGCCACGACAGCTTAACA ATTGTCTCTGGAAAACAGCGTTTCGGTCCCTATTGTGGCAACAAATTCCCAGGTCCTCCTGAAATCAAAACCAGGAACAACATTCTTGACATAATCTTCCAGACAGACCATGGCACACAACACAAAGGCTGGAAAATACGCTACTATGGGGACC CTGTAACCTGTCCCATGAGCATTATCCCCAACTCTGTTCTTGACCCAAAGAAGGACAGGTATATCTTAAAGGACATTGTGAAGGTGACCTGCCTGGAAGGCTACGAAATTGTGAGG CAACGAGATAGCATCACGAGTTTTCTCTCCGGCTGTCAGGAGAATGGTGAATGGAGCAACTCCCATTTGAGATGTGTTC CTGTGAACTGTGGTGATCCCCCTCCTGTTGAGAATGCCCAAGCCTTGTATGTCTCCGAGCTGCACGAGCCTCTGTACACGGCTGCTGTCCGGTATCAGTGTGAGGCACCCTACTACACCCTAGAAAACAAAGGAGATG TGATATATCGGTGCTCAGCCAGTGGAGAATGGGTCAATGAAGAGATGGGAACAAAGCTACCAAAATGTGTCCCAG tcTGTGGGGTGCCTAGTAATCCCATCCGAGACACAGGAAGGATTTTTGGAGGCACCCGTGCAGAAAAGGGCAACTTTCCCTGGCAGGTGTATTTCAATGACCCCAGAGCAAGCGGTGTGCTCATCTCTGACAGATGGGTGATGACTGCAGCTCACGTGCTGGACGGATATGACAAGCCCACCATGTATGCTGGGGTAATCGATGTTCGTAGGGAATCTCTGAAGTGGGAAGCCGAAAAGCTGATCCCAGAAGCTTCATTCATCCATCCTGGTTGGAAGGAGGAGCCCACAGAAACTAGGATTGATTTTGATAATGATATTGCATTACTGAAGCTGAGAGATCCCGTGAAGATGGGTCCAAACATCTCACCCATCTGTCTTCCTGGTAAATCACCCAAATATGAGCTGCAAGAAGGGACTCTGGGCTACATTGCTGGATGGGGCcggagagagagaggaagactCCCTGCTGATCTTTGGAAGGCCCAGATTCCCGTGGTGAACATGGACAAATGCCGATCTGTGAAACCAGAGGGCTACGATGATTCCGTCGTTTACATATTCACCGACAATATGATCTGTGCTGGTGGTGGCAAGGACAGCTGTCAGGGGGACAGTGGTGGAGCCTATGCCATCCAGGATCCTCTGAATGCCACCCGGTACTATGTCGCAGGGCTGATCTCCTGGGGGCCAAAATGTGGCACCTTTGGTCTTTACACCAAGGTGGTGCGTTACTTGGACTGGATTAGAGAGACCATTAGCAAGCATGAGGATGAGGAAGCTTTGCAGAAATAG